GATCAGCGCGATGAGATCAAGGCGATCCTGGTGCAGCATCTGAAGCATCAGACGACCGGGCACTGGCTTGCGATCCTCGAACCTGCCGATATCTGGTGCGCGGATGTGCTGACGTGGGACCAGCTCTTCGCACACGATGGTTTCAAGGTGCTGGAGATGGTGCAGACGGTGGAGAGCAGGCCGGGTTGCGATCCGTCGGCAACGATGCGGACCACGCGCTGTCCGATCCGCATCGACGGCGAGCTGCTGACCAGCTCCATCGCCGCTCCGAGGATCGGGGAGCATAACCAGGTGATCGCGGAAGAGTTCGGCCTCTAGCCGATGAGGATTGGCCTATGAGCCGTGCGCAGCAGTTCCGTATTGCGGTCCGCAAGTATGCACCGTTTGAAGAGGCGATTCGAGAGCAGTGGCGAGTCTTCGAAGCAGAGGCGCAGACGGGACTCGCACTCGACCTGGTGGCGCTCGATTTACATCCTCTGGAGGAGGCGTTCTTTGCCTCGCACGGGATGCGCGACGGGCGCTGGGATGTCGCGTTCGTGGCAACAGACTGGATTGCGGCGATGCACGCGCAGGGGTGCGCGGTGGATCTTGCACCGCTGCTTCAGGCCGAACCTCCGCAGGATTATCCGGCGGGCTGGACCGACTCGCTGCTACGCCTGCAAAGGGTTGGAGACGCGGTGCTGGGCGTGCCCTATCACGATGGGCCGGAGTGCCTGATCTATCGCGGCGATCTCTTCGAGGATGCCGCGCTGCGTGCAAATTACAGGCAGCTGTTCGGCATGGAGCTTGCGCCGCCAACGACGTGGACGGAGTTCCATCGCATCGCGCGGTTCATGCACCGGCCGGAGCAGGGCATCTACGGCACGGTCTTCGCGGCGTTTCCCGATGGCCATAACTCGGTGTACGACTTCCTGCTCCAGCTCTGGACGCGGGGCGGCGATCTCTTCGATGCCGCCGGGCGAGTTCGCTTCGAGACGCCCGAGGCGATGGAGGCGCTGACGTTCTATCGGGCGATCCTCGCGGACCGTGACGCCGCGCACCCGGACTGCCTACAACTCGATTCGGTCGCGGCTGGCCTTGCGTTTGCGGCAGGCAAAGTGGCAATGATGATCAATTGGTTCGGCTTCGCGACTATGGCGCACACCTCGCCGGACTCGGCTGTGCGGGGGCTAGTGGACGTGACCGATATTCCGCACGAGGGGCAGGGCAGCACGGCCTCGCTGAACGTGTACTGGATTCTTGCGATCGCTGCCGGTAGCCCTCATCCTGAGGTCGCGTGGCGTTTTCTGCGTCATGTGCTGATTCCGGCGATGGATAAGCTGACGACGACGATGGGGGCGATTGGATGCCGTCGATCCACCTGGCACGATGCTGAGGTGAATGCGGCGATTCCGTTCTACCACCGGATTGAGCAGCTCCACGCGAATGCGCGCGAGATTCCGCAGCGTGCAGACTGGCCGCGCATCGCCGCGATCATCGACGAGCTGGTGACGGCAAACATTACTACGGACAGGCCCGTTGCAGAGCTGCTGCGCGATGCTGACGAGAAGCTTGCTTCCGACCAGCGGGAGGACCTCAGAAAATAACTTACCCACACCTTTCCGAGAACGATACGAAGTACTAGCGGCTCTTGAGGTAGTTGCCATAGCCGACGACGAGGGTGGAGGCGACCAGTAACGCGAAGCCTAACGCTCCAGTCGAGCGGGTTTTGCGGCTGGTTCCGCTCCATTCGTGCAACACGGCTCCCCATAGGGTCGCGAAGAGGATTGTGCCCGCCATGTGCAGAGTCCAGCTACTGAAGTCGTAGCGGCCCATCTTGGTCTGCCCCATGGAGTAGAAGAAGAACTGGAAGTACCAGAGCAGGCCCGCGAGCGCCGCGAAGGCGTAGTTGAGGAGAGTGCGGCGTGGGCCGAGGCTCGTGTC
This is a stretch of genomic DNA from Granulicella sp. WH15. It encodes these proteins:
- a CDS encoding extracellular solute-binding protein codes for the protein MSRAQQFRIAVRKYAPFEEAIREQWRVFEAEAQTGLALDLVALDLHPLEEAFFASHGMRDGRWDVAFVATDWIAAMHAQGCAVDLAPLLQAEPPQDYPAGWTDSLLRLQRVGDAVLGVPYHDGPECLIYRGDLFEDAALRANYRQLFGMELAPPTTWTEFHRIARFMHRPEQGIYGTVFAAFPDGHNSVYDFLLQLWTRGGDLFDAAGRVRFETPEAMEALTFYRAILADRDAAHPDCLQLDSVAAGLAFAAGKVAMMINWFGFATMAHTSPDSAVRGLVDVTDIPHEGQGSTASLNVYWILAIAAGSPHPEVAWRFLRHVLIPAMDKLTTTMGAIGCRRSTWHDAEVNAAIPFYHRIEQLHANAREIPQRADWPRIAAIIDELVTANITTDRPVAELLRDADEKLASDQREDLRK